A region of Pirellulaceae bacterium DNA encodes the following proteins:
- the lptB gene encoding LPS export ABC transporter ATP-binding protein gives MSVLSVSGLVKNYGRRRVVDGVSFEVGKGEIVGLLGPNGAGKTTSFRMTCGMVEPDAGRVELNDVNVTAWPMFRRARDGGMGYLAQESSVFRKLSVQNNLLGMMEMLGVGRRERKARCETLLEQFNITHIRKSRAASLSGGERRRLEIARCLVSDPTIILLDEPFTGIDPVTIDGIQTIVRDLCAKGISILITDHQVRETLEITDRSYVIRSGRVLCHGKPEEVISHPEARKYYFGEGINLSTVLPDPHLKQAQTANQTDIAEESLQ, from the coding sequence TTGAGTGTTTTAAGCGTCAGCGGATTGGTGAAGAACTATGGACGACGCCGCGTCGTTGATGGTGTTTCCTTCGAAGTTGGCAAAGGTGAAATCGTCGGTTTGCTCGGCCCCAATGGGGCTGGCAAGACAACGTCGTTTCGTATGACTTGTGGTATGGTCGAACCTGACGCCGGTCGTGTTGAACTGAATGACGTCAATGTGACTGCCTGGCCCATGTTTCGACGTGCTCGAGATGGTGGGATGGGCTATCTTGCTCAGGAATCAAGCGTCTTTCGGAAGCTGAGTGTCCAGAATAATTTATTGGGGATGATGGAGATGCTCGGTGTGGGGCGGCGTGAGCGAAAGGCCCGCTGCGAAACCTTGTTAGAGCAGTTCAATATTACTCACATTCGCAAGTCTCGTGCTGCCTCTTTGTCGGGTGGGGAAAGACGTCGCTTAGAAATTGCTCGCTGTCTTGTGTCCGATCCAACCATTATCTTGCTTGATGAACCGTTTACGGGTATTGACCCCGTCACGATTGACGGAATTCAGACGATCGTACGTGATTTGTGTGCCAAGGGAATTTCGATCTTGATTACCGATCATCAGGTTCGCGAAACGCTTGAAATTACTGATCGTAGCTATGTCATTCGTAGCGGACGTGTGCTTTGCCATGGTAAGCCGGAAGAGGTCATTAGCCATCCGGAAGCACGCAAGTATTACTTTGGTGAGGGAATTAATCTATCGACTGTTCTGCCCGATCCTCACTTGAAGCAGGCTCAAACTGCTAATCAGACTGACATTGCGGAAGAATCTTTACAATAA
- a CDS encoding BBP7 family outer membrane beta-barrel protein yields the protein MNARLIRFPISTGLVIGCLLSLSTDVDAQRSRSNPLRGQSTAAEPAEFTDAQLNSASFLDDNPDADYVPVSEHGYCDSCGDTSCSGCDKECLAVWGSIEYLLWWGQDAKTPPLVTTSPVGTSYNDAGVLGEPTTSVLFGGDIQSDAFQGGRLTVGLWLDSCAKLGVAGRGFSMQQNTSKYSADSNAIPILARPFFDAITNVESSRVVGFPLVAEGNMNVALETEIDGVQAFLRHQFKRGCNYRIDWLLGYRYLGMRESLLITDSTINLDTGSPFFDYETSQIDFFDVENEFNGAEIGLMGHSVEGRWTLDFHSTVSLGEMQQLARVNGSTVIRPPTGTPTELVGGLLTQGTNIGEYRNNQFAVIPEVSLTLGYFITPRLDLSIGYTFLYVNHLSRPGQLIDTDINLTQQTGTLEGPARPEFVFRDSDYWLQGMNFGLNLRY from the coding sequence ATGAATGCTCGCTTAATTCGATTCCCAATCTCTACTGGCCTGGTCATTGGCTGTCTGCTATCGCTTTCAACGGACGTTGATGCCCAGCGATCGCGAAGCAACCCGTTGCGGGGACAGTCCACTGCAGCGGAGCCGGCGGAGTTTACCGATGCACAACTGAACAGCGCCAGCTTTTTGGACGATAATCCCGACGCGGACTACGTGCCTGTGTCCGAACACGGTTACTGCGATTCCTGTGGCGACACCTCATGCTCGGGATGCGACAAGGAGTGTCTCGCAGTCTGGGGTAGCATTGAATACCTCCTCTGGTGGGGGCAAGATGCCAAGACGCCTCCACTGGTCACCACCAGTCCAGTCGGTACCAGTTATAACGATGCGGGTGTGCTTGGCGAGCCGACCACCAGTGTTCTGTTCGGAGGCGACATCCAATCAGATGCCTTCCAAGGTGGGCGATTGACCGTCGGGCTTTGGCTCGATTCGTGCGCTAAATTGGGCGTCGCTGGCCGTGGTTTCTCCATGCAACAAAACACATCAAAATATTCAGCCGACTCTAACGCGATCCCGATTCTCGCTCGCCCCTTCTTCGACGCAATCACCAACGTAGAAAGCTCCAGGGTTGTCGGCTTTCCGTTGGTGGCTGAAGGTAATATGAACGTCGCACTTGAAACCGAGATTGACGGAGTGCAAGCCTTTTTACGCCATCAATTCAAACGCGGTTGTAACTATCGAATCGACTGGCTGCTCGGCTACCGTTATCTTGGCATGCGGGAATCGCTGTTGATCACCGATTCCACCATTAACCTTGATACCGGATCACCTTTTTTCGATTACGAGACTTCCCAGATCGATTTTTTCGACGTAGAGAATGAATTCAACGGCGCCGAAATTGGTTTGATGGGACACTCGGTGGAAGGTCGTTGGACACTTGATTTTCACTCCACCGTATCGCTGGGCGAAATGCAGCAGCTGGCCCGGGTGAACGGATCGACGGTTATCAGACCACCGACAGGCACGCCCACCGAACTAGTCGGAGGCTTGCTCACCCAAGGCACCAACATTGGCGAATACCGGAACAATCAATTTGCCGTGATTCCGGAGGTGAGTTTAACACTTGGATACTTTATTACCCCCCGACTTGATCTCTCAATCGGCTACACGTTCCTTTACGTGAATCATTTATCACGCCCGGGACAACTCATCGACACCGATATCAATCTGACTCAACAAACGGGCACTCTCGAAGGGCCAGCACGTCCAGAATTCGTCTTCCGCGATAGCGACTACTGGCTACAGGGCATGAATTTCGGTCTCAATCTACGTTATTAG
- a CDS encoding DnaJ domain-containing protein produces the protein MDLCTFPPFAQAAKWPTSLDIAAIVVFVAIVVLMPLIGFWLTSLDILAYLRALKGVLVKIAYPDFEIPAWLENETPPCLKALGLSLPCTEEELRHAYRQLAKKMHPDRGGDIQRFLMLQQHFEQSLSYLRQRADDS, from the coding sequence ATGGACCTCTGCACGTTCCCGCCGTTCGCTCAAGCAGCCAAGTGGCCGACTTCGCTCGATATCGCTGCAATCGTCGTTTTTGTCGCGATTGTCGTGCTCATGCCACTGATCGGTTTTTGGTTGACCTCGCTTGATATTCTCGCCTACCTGCGGGCACTCAAGGGGGTTCTTGTTAAGATTGCCTATCCGGATTTTGAGATTCCGGCTTGGCTCGAAAATGAAACACCCCCTTGTCTCAAAGCGCTCGGCCTCTCACTGCCCTGCACGGAAGAGGAACTTCGACACGCCTACCGCCAATTGGCGAAGAAGATGCATCCAGACCGGGGTGGAGACATTCAGCGGTTTCTAATGCTTCAGCAACATTTCGAGCAATCGCTCAGTTATCTCCGCCAGCGAGCGGATGATTCTTAA
- the lepB gene encoding signal peptidase I: protein MAKNKVNKVNKVAAKKGGTPSDSAKGWREAIESIVIAIVLAFLFRAFEAEAFVIPTGSMAPTLQGRHKDVKCPDCNYRYRAGASIDTEVRDGPVVATTCPMCFFTKELEPGTASDYSHTGDRILVNKFAYEKPFGDPKRWDVIVFKFPGNAKQNYIKRLVGLPDETIKIRHGDIFVQTDEEESFSIARKSPEKLKHMLQLVHDTKYLSPQLRELGWPLRWQPMSSTTGWSTDDGGHSYHCQSKGEEDWIRYRHYPISFDQWSRLLERYESGQRDLGNIRPEPTLITDFYAYNSQTRPLPSYRGYGNRGFEHPADIGLHWVGDLAMVVDVDVLSDQGQIVLDLVEAGRHHECRIDLETGVATVSMADGKATFDGGNREAKSQTRVKGKGSYRIRFSNVDDELRLWVDDRLCEFDAATTFPVNPDDRPVTSDEDPGDLAPVGFAVKDAEVKVNDFQILRDIYYIATRMSFGSTTDYQTDRHRDIIEELKDPKEWLRSDNLFDRRNEVIFKMEADQFFPLGDNSPYSRDGRLWENKHYVDRDLLIGKAILIYWPHAWRVSLPFLETVPILPNFQRMGLIH from the coding sequence ATGGCGAAAAACAAAGTAAACAAAGTAAACAAAGTAGCAGCGAAGAAGGGCGGCACTCCGTCGGATTCAGCCAAAGGTTGGCGCGAAGCGATCGAGTCAATTGTGATCGCGATTGTTTTGGCGTTTCTGTTTCGTGCCTTCGAAGCAGAAGCATTCGTGATTCCGACCGGTTCGATGGCACCTACTCTGCAGGGTCGGCACAAGGATGTCAAATGTCCTGATTGCAACTATCGGTATCGCGCGGGTGCGAGCATCGATACGGAGGTGAGAGACGGACCTGTTGTGGCGACGACTTGCCCAATGTGTTTTTTCACAAAGGAACTCGAGCCTGGTACGGCAAGCGACTATTCTCATACCGGCGACCGAATCCTCGTCAACAAGTTTGCTTACGAGAAACCGTTTGGGGATCCGAAACGCTGGGATGTGATCGTTTTTAAATTCCCTGGAAACGCGAAACAAAACTACATTAAACGATTGGTCGGTTTACCGGACGAGACGATCAAGATTCGACATGGTGACATCTTCGTGCAGACTGACGAGGAGGAGTCGTTCAGCATTGCGAGAAAGTCTCCAGAGAAACTCAAGCACATGTTGCAGTTGGTGCACGACACCAAGTATCTGTCGCCTCAGTTGCGAGAATTGGGATGGCCTTTGCGTTGGCAGCCAATGAGTTCAACAACTGGCTGGTCAACCGATGATGGTGGGCATTCCTATCATTGTCAGTCAAAAGGCGAAGAGGATTGGATTCGTTATCGACATTACCCCATCAGTTTCGATCAGTGGAGTCGTCTATTAGAACGATATGAAAGTGGTCAAAGGGACTTGGGGAATATTCGTCCCGAACCGACTTTGATCACTGATTTTTATGCCTACAATTCGCAGACCCGACCTTTGCCTAGTTACCGAGGCTATGGCAATCGAGGTTTTGAACACCCGGCTGACATTGGCCTGCACTGGGTGGGCGATCTGGCGATGGTGGTTGATGTCGACGTCTTGAGCGATCAAGGGCAGATCGTGCTGGATTTGGTAGAGGCGGGACGCCATCACGAATGTCGAATCGACCTTGAAACCGGCGTGGCTACTGTATCGATGGCTGACGGGAAAGCCACCTTCGATGGGGGAAATCGAGAAGCGAAGTCGCAGACTCGCGTGAAGGGAAAGGGCTCTTATCGAATTCGCTTTTCCAATGTGGATGACGAATTACGACTCTGGGTGGATGATCGACTCTGTGAATTTGATGCAGCCACGACGTTTCCCGTTAATCCCGACGATCGGCCGGTCACATCGGACGAAGATCCTGGCGATCTCGCTCCGGTGGGATTTGCGGTCAAGGATGCCGAGGTGAAGGTGAATGACTTTCAAATCCTACGTGATATCTACTACATCGCGACTCGTATGAGCTTTGGTAGTACAACCGATTATCAAACTGATCGACATCGGGATATCATTGAAGAGCTGAAAGATCCTAAGGAATGGCTGCGAAGCGATAACTTGTTTGATCGGAGAAACGAAGTCATCTTCAAGATGGAAGCCGATCAGTTTTTTCCGCTCGGTGACAATAGCCCCTACAGTCGCGATGGACGCCTCTGGGAGAACAAGCATTATGTCGACCGCGATCTATTGATCGGAAAAGCCATTTTAATCTACTGGCCGCACGCATGGAGAGTATCGTTGCCGTTTTTGGAAACCGTTCCGATCTTACCGAACTTTCAGAGAATGGGATTGATTCATTAG
- a CDS encoding SdrD B-like domain-containing protein, protein MPKRKDAISRLFFRFLSRKRPSVTKPRRLNVESLEGRRLLAVTGTSPAITGTVFIDSDNDSNPAPGEGVGNATVQLYLDNGDGSLDVTDTLVEEVTTDPDGVYGFENLDGLEQYFVVQPTQIVDGLLLLEQTSAVISPGESTLVIDQFETPQSVMASSPVPSSNGSTLSFANESEVIGAERDMYVNMTAGIGEVQLRVNPFGMNPVLQYDSTSGVEGSSIVTWDGTDNDSNPTPSMGLGGRDLTQGGVNTGFTMALGIDSSGAGDTVEVKLFQGDASNVSSASAAMPITGGTATGYLFLPFSDFPAPVSADNVDAIQLIIGGDTASADAQVAFIGVTGPRVHDFANLPSTDLSIVKTDGATSAIPGTEITYTITVENRGPMDVAGATVTDNFPATLENISYTSATTGTVSGNTVEGVNDISDTVDMTVGSTIVYTVDATISSAATGTLENTATVQPPEGVIDPDEGNNTSTDSNQLTPAVDLTVNKTDNRTTVAPGEEYSYTISITNEGPSDVVGARFTDAFPATINNVNFTSSVTSGTVTGNTAVGFDDIDDLLNMTADSSLEYITTATVDQSAEGTIDNTADIQVPEGTIDLDPETNSSTDTTDVGRVVDVVVTKTDGQETAAPNQELVYQITVSNLGPSDVSNVEITDDFPTELLNVNYESTAEDGASGNTPSGSDNISDIVSLPAGSRINYTASGVVAESASVDVSNTIVATLPPNVTDPTPETNTATDTTRLLPGVDLVITKTNNLDEVYPGQELTYEIVASNQGPNAVVGAVVEDIFPPELIDVSYTSSASESASGNTEAGEGNINDTLDLGIDASVTYTVVATVASDATGILSNTARITAPAGYTELDPTNTVATDTDPINVLEAAINGFVFLDQNNNGVFDEGEPPIPGAEVLLQDTERVNLESKETDVNGYYEFTSLAADSYYVESVLPEGYRRGKNSPGGEFAERVANDLFFVTIGDSDVASDLDFGLLPIQPSKRELLASSFV, encoded by the coding sequence ATGCCCAAACGCAAGGATGCGATTTCGAGGCTATTTTTTCGATTCTTGAGCAGGAAACGACCGAGCGTTACGAAGCCTCGCCGACTCAATGTGGAATCGCTAGAAGGTCGTCGACTGTTGGCAGTGACCGGCACGTCCCCAGCGATCACCGGTACCGTTTTTATCGATTCTGATAATGATAGTAATCCGGCACCGGGCGAAGGCGTCGGCAACGCGACCGTGCAACTGTATCTCGACAATGGAGACGGCAGCCTCGACGTTACCGATACGCTGGTAGAGGAAGTCACCACCGACCCCGACGGAGTCTATGGCTTTGAGAATCTTGACGGTCTTGAACAATATTTCGTTGTTCAACCGACGCAAATCGTCGACGGCCTCCTGCTCTTGGAACAAACGAGTGCCGTTATTAGCCCTGGTGAATCAACGTTAGTGATCGATCAGTTCGAGACGCCACAGAGTGTCATGGCATCTTCTCCCGTACCTTCCTCGAATGGTTCGACTCTGTCATTTGCCAACGAGTCAGAAGTGATTGGCGCTGAGCGAGACATGTATGTCAACATGACGGCGGGAATCGGAGAAGTCCAACTGCGAGTCAATCCTTTTGGGATGAATCCAGTGCTTCAATACGATTCAACTTCCGGCGTGGAAGGTTCGAGCATTGTCACGTGGGATGGAACGGACAACGATTCAAACCCCACTCCCTCCATGGGACTCGGGGGACGTGACTTGACGCAAGGCGGCGTTAATACGGGATTCACGATGGCGTTGGGGATCGACTCTTCGGGCGCAGGTGACACTGTCGAGGTTAAGTTATTCCAAGGTGATGCCAGCAATGTTTCGTCAGCCTCTGCTGCAATGCCGATCACCGGCGGCACCGCGACTGGCTATTTATTTTTGCCATTCAGCGACTTTCCAGCGCCTGTCTCAGCTGACAACGTCGATGCAATTCAACTCATAATCGGCGGTGACACCGCTTCGGCCGACGCTCAAGTCGCATTTATAGGTGTGACAGGACCACGTGTTCATGACTTTGCAAACCTTCCGAGTACCGATCTGAGTATCGTGAAAACTGACGGAGCAACCAGCGCCATACCTGGAACAGAAATCACCTACACAATCACGGTGGAAAATCGGGGCCCGATGGATGTGGCGGGTGCAACCGTAACAGATAATTTCCCGGCAACCCTCGAAAATATTTCATACACCAGTGCGACAACAGGAACCGTATCAGGCAACACAGTTGAGGGGGTGAATGACATTAGCGATACGGTTGACATGACGGTCGGCAGTACCATTGTGTACACGGTGGATGCGACCATTTCGTCGGCGGCAACAGGAACGCTCGAAAACACCGCCACCGTCCAACCCCCCGAAGGTGTGATCGATCCTGATGAAGGCAATAACACGAGTACGGACAGCAACCAATTAACCCCTGCGGTAGATTTAACCGTCAACAAGACAGACAACCGAACAACCGTCGCTCCTGGCGAGGAATACAGTTATACGATCAGCATCACCAACGAGGGACCGAGCGATGTGGTCGGCGCGAGATTCACGGACGCGTTTCCAGCCACGATCAACAACGTGAATTTCACCAGTTCCGTTACGAGCGGAACGGTCACCGGAAACACGGCGGTTGGATTTGACGACATCGACGACTTGCTGAACATGACCGCCGACAGCTCGCTGGAATATATCACCACCGCCACAGTCGACCAGAGTGCAGAAGGAACGATCGATAATACGGCTGACATTCAGGTACCCGAAGGCACAATCGATCTTGATCCCGAAACCAATTCATCGACGGACACCACCGATGTGGGTCGGGTAGTCGATGTTGTCGTGACCAAGACGGATGGCCAAGAGACAGCCGCTCCCAATCAAGAGCTCGTGTATCAGATAACGGTGAGCAACCTCGGGCCGAGCGATGTTTCAAACGTGGAAATCACCGATGATTTTCCGACCGAATTGCTCAACGTGAATTACGAGAGCACCGCCGAGGATGGAGCCAGCGGGAACACCCCCAGTGGTAGTGACAACATTAGCGATATCGTCAGCCTGCCTGCTGGATCACGCATCAACTACACCGCCAGCGGCGTCGTCGCCGAGTCGGCCAGTGTGGACGTCTCCAATACCATCGTGGCGACTCTTCCACCCAACGTCACCGATCCAACCCCAGAAACAAACACGGCAACCGACACGACCCGTTTGCTACCTGGTGTGGATTTGGTAATCACGAAGACCAACAATTTGGATGAAGTCTATCCAGGCCAAGAGTTAACTTACGAAATCGTCGCCAGCAATCAGGGACCCAATGCAGTGGTGGGCGCCGTCGTCGAAGACATTTTCCCCCCCGAGCTGATAGATGTCAGTTACACCAGCAGCGCCAGCGAATCGGCATCGGGTAATACCGAAGCCGGAGAGGGCAATATCAACGACACACTGGATCTTGGCATCGATGCCTCAGTCACCTATACCGTGGTTGCAACCGTAGCGAGCGACGCGACCGGGATCCTCTCAAACACAGCCAGAATCACGGCGCCTGCCGGCTACACGGAGCTTGATCCGACCAACACGGTCGCAACCGATACCGATCCGATCAATGTCCTGGAAGCAGCCATCAACGGGTTTGTCTTTCTCGACCAAAACAATAACGGCGTTTTTGACGAAGGCGAACCACCAATCCCGGGCGCAGAGGTGCTGCTGCAAGACACGGAACGTGTTAATCTCGAAAGCAAGGAAACCGACGTCAACGGATACTACGAGTTCACATCACTCGCGGCCGATTCCTATTACGTCGAATCGGTGCTACCCGAGGGCTACCGTAGAGGCAAGAACTCGCCCGGAGGTGAGTTCGCGGAACGCGTCGCAAATGATCTGTTCTTCGTGACCATTGGGGACAGCGACGTTGCCTCCGATTTGGACTTCGGACTCCTTCCGATTCAACCTTCGAAACGAGAGTTGCTGGCATCGAGTTTCGTCTAG
- a CDS encoding preprotein translocase subunit SecA has protein sequence MSVVAENTKPSGSSEIELNETSTKPPLRLGSLWKGRAKWNLDRWAGLLSVIADHEQAYKQLSDQRLRKESLSLRYRAKAGEPLVGLLPQAFALVRESSRRSTGLRHFDVQLIGGMALFHGSIAEMDTGEGKTLTATLPLYLHALRGKGSHLATVNDYLAGRDAENMAPIYELLGMSVGVVQTEMSRPQRREAYGSDITYGTAKEFGFDFLRDRLVLRRLKQERLEFLDTLGNQGKAESGERPVQRDPYFALVDEADSILIDEARTPLIISAIGDEHEESIRASYQWSAGVADQFHEDEHYEYDHEKKKVELNAAGRQLVRALTQPEEMQGVGLIDSYEFVERSVKVSRDFLLDQHYVVSDDGEIVIVDEFTGRLAEGRKWRDGIHQSIEAKENIEITVDTGQAARITIQDLFLRYRQLAGMTGTALTSAREFRKIYKSLVVRIPTNRPAQRKIEADRVFQTGDVKWEQIVSDIDRLHEQGRPILIGTRTIEKSELLSGLLHQRGIEHQVLNARHIASEAEIVAMAGQAGRVTVATNMAGRGTDIKLGEGMSDLGGLHVIITEIHDSARIDRQLIGRCGRQGDPGSYQRYLAIDDDIVKVGYGPAKAEKLQGRLQRAGVDVSRMSSLFRRSQKKVERRHLRDRMVLLHHEKQRKKMQRELGQDPYLDTPS, from the coding sequence ATGTCTGTAGTTGCTGAAAACACAAAACCGTCCGGCTCATCAGAAATTGAATTGAATGAGACGTCGACGAAGCCGCCATTACGACTGGGCTCGCTTTGGAAGGGGAGAGCCAAATGGAATCTGGACCGATGGGCCGGCTTGCTTTCGGTGATCGCGGATCACGAGCAGGCTTACAAACAGCTTAGTGATCAACGATTGCGGAAGGAGAGTTTGTCGCTGCGCTATCGGGCGAAGGCAGGTGAGCCGTTAGTTGGTCTGTTGCCACAGGCTTTTGCGTTGGTCCGGGAATCATCGCGACGAAGTACGGGGTTGCGGCATTTTGATGTCCAGTTGATCGGCGGCATGGCATTGTTTCATGGCTCGATTGCCGAAATGGATACGGGCGAAGGCAAGACGTTAACGGCCACCTTGCCACTCTACTTGCACGCACTGCGGGGGAAAGGATCGCACCTTGCCACCGTTAACGATTATCTTGCCGGTCGTGATGCAGAAAACATGGCTCCCATTTACGAATTGCTGGGCATGAGCGTAGGTGTCGTGCAAACGGAAATGAGCCGGCCTCAGCGACGCGAGGCGTATGGGAGTGATATTACTTACGGCACGGCTAAAGAGTTCGGATTCGATTTTCTCCGAGATCGCTTGGTGTTGCGGCGGCTCAAGCAAGAGCGACTTGAGTTTCTTGACACCTTGGGGAATCAAGGAAAAGCGGAGTCCGGTGAACGACCCGTTCAACGGGACCCCTATTTTGCTCTCGTGGATGAAGCCGACAGCATTTTAATCGACGAGGCAAGGACACCGCTGATCATTAGCGCAATTGGCGACGAGCACGAAGAGTCGATTCGAGCTTCCTATCAGTGGAGTGCAGGAGTTGCTGATCAATTCCACGAAGATGAGCATTATGAATACGACCACGAAAAAAAGAAGGTGGAGTTAAATGCTGCCGGTCGGCAATTGGTTCGAGCATTGACGCAGCCGGAGGAAATGCAGGGGGTCGGCCTGATTGATTCGTACGAGTTTGTGGAGCGATCGGTTAAGGTGAGCCGAGATTTCCTGCTCGATCAGCATTATGTCGTTTCGGATGATGGTGAAATTGTCATTGTTGATGAGTTCACTGGGCGTCTCGCCGAAGGTCGTAAGTGGCGAGATGGGATTCATCAATCGATTGAGGCGAAAGAGAATATCGAGATCACGGTTGATACTGGGCAAGCGGCGCGGATCACGATTCAGGACCTGTTCTTGCGTTATCGTCAACTGGCCGGCATGACCGGAACGGCTTTGACCTCAGCTCGCGAGTTCCGAAAGATTTACAAGAGTCTTGTTGTACGAATCCCCACCAATCGTCCCGCTCAAAGAAAGATCGAGGCTGATCGAGTATTTCAGACGGGAGATGTCAAATGGGAGCAGATTGTGAGTGACATCGACCGGCTTCATGAGCAAGGACGTCCCATCCTGATTGGTACCCGAACGATTGAAAAGTCCGAGTTGTTGTCGGGACTGCTGCACCAGCGTGGTATTGAACACCAGGTGCTTAATGCTCGTCATATTGCCAGTGAGGCCGAAATCGTCGCTATGGCAGGACAGGCGGGACGGGTCACCGTTGCCACCAACATGGCGGGACGTGGTACGGACATCAAGCTCGGAGAGGGAATGTCGGACTTGGGCGGGCTGCATGTGATCATTACCGAGATCCATGACTCGGCTCGGATTGATCGGCAGTTGATCGGGCGTTGTGGTCGTCAGGGGGATCCGGGATCCTACCAGCGTTATTTGGCGATCGATGACGACATCGTCAAAGTCGGCTATGGACCTGCGAAGGCAGAAAAGCTTCAGGGGCGACTTCAACGCGCCGGTGTCGATGTTTCTAGGATGAGTTCGTTATTTCGACGATCTCAGAAAAAGGTTGAGCGGCGTCACCTGCGAGATCGAATGGTTCTGTTGCACCATGAAAAGCAGCGGAAGAAGATGCAAAGAGAGCTTGGGCAGGATCCTTATCTCGATACACCGAGTTAG